A section of the Bradyrhizobium oligotrophicum S58 genome encodes:
- a CDS encoding TerC family protein translates to MNWLTQLADSASFGHMLAQFEADLQSPGFWLALGKIIWINVLLSGDNALVIALACRGLHGKHRFWGMVAGSGIAVALRIAFTGIVATLMALPYLKLVGGLALLVIAAKLLVPEDENDEIAAGTTLWHAVRIVALADLVMSLDNVIAVAAAANGQASLLIIGLAMSIPLIIAGAALIMLVLDRFPLLVWLGAMLLGWVAGEVIATDPAIEPLLHHLLDGTVVINIEAASGLFAGKTNLATHVDVMETLMSLLGAGVVLVAGSIWRGRALQRQAEGELEPVPARGVDLP, encoded by the coding sequence GTGAACTGGCTAACGCAGCTCGCTGATTCCGCCAGCTTCGGTCATATGCTCGCTCAATTCGAGGCCGACCTGCAGAGCCCGGGCTTCTGGCTCGCGCTCGGCAAGATCATCTGGATCAACGTGCTGTTGTCCGGCGACAATGCGCTGGTGATCGCGCTTGCCTGCCGCGGCCTGCACGGCAAGCATCGTTTTTGGGGCATGGTCGCCGGCTCCGGCATCGCGGTCGCGCTGCGCATCGCCTTCACCGGCATCGTCGCCACCTTGATGGCGCTGCCCTATCTGAAGCTGGTCGGCGGGCTGGCGCTGCTCGTGATCGCCGCCAAGCTGCTGGTTCCCGAGGACGAGAACGACGAGATCGCGGCCGGCACGACGTTGTGGCATGCCGTCCGCATCGTCGCGCTCGCCGATCTCGTGATGAGCCTCGACAACGTGATCGCAGTCGCTGCCGCAGCCAACGGACAGGCCTCGCTGCTGATCATCGGCCTTGCCATGAGCATCCCGCTGATCATCGCGGGCGCAGCCCTGATCATGCTCGTGCTCGACCGCTTCCCGCTGCTGGTCTGGCTCGGCGCCATGCTGCTCGGCTGGGTGGCCGGCGAGGTTATCGCGACCGACCCCGCGATCGAGCCGCTGCTGCACCATCTCCTCGACGGCACCGTCGTCATCAACATCGAGGCGGCCTCGGGCCTGTTCGCCGGCAAGACCAACCTCGCAACTCATGTCGACGTCATGGAAACGCTGATGTCGCTGCTCGGCGCTGGCGTGGTGCTGGTCGCCGGCTCGATCTGGCGCGGCCGCGCGCTGCAGCGCCAGGCCGAGGGCGAGCTGGAACCGGTGCCTGCGCGCGGCGTCGATCTGCCGTAG